From the Flavobacterium galactosidilyticum genome, one window contains:
- a CDS encoding CBS domain-containing protein, which yields MTVNQILSTKGKEVYSILSTNTVYEALTVMSEKNIGAILIIEDTILKGVLSERDYARKIVLKSKSSKKAFVHEIMETDVVTVSPLDNLDFCMELMSTKRVRHLPVLENNTVIGIISISDVVKAIIDMQKDTIQHLNSYITQ from the coding sequence ATGACAGTTAATCAAATTTTAAGTACAAAAGGAAAGGAAGTTTATTCGATACTTTCAACTAACACTGTATATGAAGCATTAACAGTGATGAGTGAGAAAAACATAGGAGCAATTCTTATTATTGAAGATACGATATTGAAAGGTGTTTTGTCTGAGCGAGATTATGCTCGCAAAATTGTACTGAAATCTAAGTCTTCTAAAAAAGCCTTTGTTCATGAAATTATGGAGACTGATGTGGTAACCGTAAGTCCATTGGACAATTTAGATTTTTGCATGGAGCTTATGAGTACTAAAAGAGTGCGTCATTTACCAGTTTTAGAAAATAATACTGTAATTGGAATCATCTCAATTAGTGATGTTGTAAAAGCGATAATTGATATGCAAAAAGATACTATTCAACATCTGAATTCATATATTACACAGTAA